A section of the Pseudorasbora parva isolate DD20220531a chromosome 2, ASM2467924v1, whole genome shotgun sequence genome encodes:
- the LOC137049347 gene encoding uncharacterized protein — MDEAIGGRPSITPPALVASSGPDVAVASSSSSSSATPQPARGRGRKRATEIMELIREMEERKAAREQEVNEREERRWREMEEKEERREWERQEREERQERERRGREDRWHQEASVREERRERETKERDERFLHLLEIISKK; from the coding sequence ATGGATGAGGCAATTGGGGGCAGACCCTCGATCACTCCACCTGCCCTTGTTGCCTCATCTGGCCCGGATGTTGCTGTGgcctcttcatcctcttcatccTCTGCAACGCCACAGCCAgcaagaggaagaggaagaaagCGGGCAACCGAAATTATGGAGTTAATTAGAGAGATGGAGGAGAGGAAAGCAGCGAGAGAGCAGGAAGTGAATGAGAGGGAGGAGAGACGATGGAGAGAAATGGAGGAGAAGGAAGAACGGCGAGAATGGGAGAGacaagagagagaggagagacaaGAACGTGAAAGAAGAGGGAGAGAAGACAGATGGCACCAGGAAGCAAGTGTAAGAGAGGAacggagagagagggagacaaAAGAAAGAGATGAGCGATTTCTTCATCTTCTAGAAATAATTTCAAAAAAATAA
- the LOC137049339 gene encoding putative nuclease HARBI1, which yields MYFSNKLSHLQVLNTTSYCHLNRAVPILQLYFDEAADHRQHLRLSLRSIMSLIAAVRLETDHGWERDIEVLVFLFWLAHAASYRVVSQTFDIPKTSVDDIVHRVSKAIMGILRRVIYFPTGDDLEAVGAGFAQLAGSPAFSRAVGAIDGCHVRIKPPANNSHCYFKRKLFHSIQLQAITDHCGKFLDVFVGYPGSVHDARVLRNSPVYTGSLYPPAGKCILGDGGYPCLSAPVCLITPYREPVQNPVQARFNSKHSRARSIVERAFGMMKTRWRSIFFKALEVSPAFVPEVITCCVVLHNLALLNGDIIEAEDEEDLNDGPPEPHILEARVGEHVQDNLAAAVSPPNINVPALHEHDYL from the coding sequence atgtatttttctaaCAAACTATCACATTTGCAGGTGCTGAACACCACATCCTACTGCCATCTCAACCGAGCTGTACCGATTCTGCAGCTTTATTTTGATGAAGCAGCTGACCACCGTCAACACCTTCGCCTGTCTTTGCGATCCATCATGTCCCTCATTGCTGCAGTCAGACTGGAAACTGACCATGGATGGGAGCGGGACATCGAGGTGCTTGTGTTCCTCTTCTGGCTGGCCCATGCAGCATCATACAGGGTGGTGTCACAGACCTTCGATATCCCCAAGACCTCTGTGGATGACATTGTGCACAGAGTGAGCAAGGCCATCATGGGAATTTTGAGGAGAGTGATTTATTTTCCAACCGGAGATGACCTGGAGGCAGTGGGAGCAGGATTTGCACAGCTGGCTGGGTCACCAGCTTTCAGCAGAGCAGTTGGTGCCATAGATGGCTGTCATGTCCGAATAAAGCCTCCAGCAAATAACTCCCACTGTTACTTCAAAAGGAAGTTATTTCATTCCATCCAACTCCAGGCCATCACTGATCACTGTGGGAAATTCCTTGATGTCTTTGTGGGATATCCTGGGTCTGTTCATGATGCCAGGGTGCTGAGGAACAGCCCTGTGTATACTGGAAGCCTGTATCCACCTGCAGGCAAGTGCATACTTGGTGATGGTGGCTATCCTTGCCTGAGTGCACCCGTCTGTCTCATCACCCCATACAGAGAGCCTGTGCAGAACCCCGTGCAGGCTCGTTTCAACAGCAAGCACTCCCGTGCACGAAGCATAGTAGAGCGAGCTTTTGGCATGATGAAGACCCGTTGGCGCTCCATTTTCTTCAAGGCCTTAGAGGTGAGCCCTGCCTTTGTGCCTGAAGTGATCACGTGCTGCGTTGTTCTTCACAATCTCGCTCTGCTCAATGGGGACATCATTGAGGCAGAGGATGAGGAAGACCTTAATGACGGACCCCCTGAACCCCACATCCTTGAAGCAAGAGTGGGAGAACATGTGCAGGACAATCTGGCTGCTGCTGTGTCCCCTCCAAACATCAATGTGCCAGCTCTCCATGAGCACGATTACCTGTga